A genomic window from Spodoptera frugiperda isolate SF20-4 chromosome 29, AGI-APGP_CSIRO_Sfru_2.0, whole genome shotgun sequence includes:
- the LOC118268192 gene encoding uncharacterized protein LOC118268192 isoform X2: protein MSGKPASVGASRAGVPGTPRVVVYVADPRQLEPGAAGSDPPPSAAPVAPSAPVGAAPSLDTIYIPENIPHQVNLPRNPVYRTQFDRNDPRNLPANIFYKQNENDSKVNVYGMPDNVSQRTEFYPMSQQYIKDTCLKNEDGRSDRSSNSSVKRDCSEPGTEFNSVESFHARVPVETVDLAAYQARCSGPIGSDSSMNTMHPATVRHGQNQYSENVTVQSSGEGSNCSERELSVCKSFVNYQFLEQSVSHQSIVNQSISILNQQVGVSRGIVSEGDSGSAPQLVRTADGVVLAVLPAPVLSHPTDNPELSSRTVVQSDSQQTVTVPLGWKRIVSGTSVLYVSPSGTALSTLPQLRDYLQTAGTCKCGLPCPLRPETAFSFDPKVASKPYQAASGAELTKLCNHKRKLLSTLQARAQSPATPPPQTMEQKKVPGPEAPTLKKKTKKQRAGFPANAGVSQLMVQRDRPLNDFKGQETETNRENSMAMGTQRTNSQHCMPSYQQGPQNVSNTPQDNEVKPETHVQKSSHYLTVNSGWISQHSQQIEDFEAQLAQRHNINSPINSPLPGLPVRGANGQIIGVNTGHKQSTHLKNNPTITQNVPEPEAKEEKKENVSTVQQNIQGKFAYKEEESQVFCGLNQALTPEVMQKINEQQQIFIQQNQKQIEMAMKGYRTQLAENINQNKSQNQYVPQGQLVIQNGTVMKTNPAKTPPWQVKRNESSASSCMTSPSPKLSKSENDYEESNTSISEDSSSSYSSFSSNEQINQAMCSRVPPLPQHYNMMGQQWPVAETNKKKAKGNSNKSSKKKSNPENKVLTFGSNGMRMVQDSKGMNDEMQMNSVPSFMDDPSGYLAQQTVLLNNTISKQVGINSSYESNQYESANATNCCVAQNQMDKMNNMSKLGENSCTYRNNVPNPSHSPTTTPDSSVLSDKSVDNMPQCCKGCNVSMKNNSPDFSDNQIRLKYMKHQMYKMELEANPSTSSPKHSFDDNPVTSSTFIERNPMLSDNCGPIQAATVSTSNVSLTETLQPPEPSPTLSSSSRSTDTPHSNGSNGSQMQPNCTYPIPSPAYSNSGSCRDNLSNPSTPVSNPVYPYNSPGPPNSNNQSMTGPQVMHFISNHNVNKNLMEVDNISMVGVKPGLKPTQELFRLEPRRRIENTMPGYCPPPHLGGGPAHTLIQTCYIQTFVTTMASGFSVTRDTVTSVLAGKANTATTSINASQANFIRPPPPPSVNLATTYAIPNNQPDPFINSVNLPTSYPLHIAGTTAQNMISKSPLEMVQNVIGSLPSKLETSGTHSMSLSQLNRRSCSTTPGQILISSTGQIMVSNNQMPPPPPKTSTTLASIPGTVTNVTTSVTQVVPAVGGMQPMVNQPTVVVNTLPAPFVIQPPMMAVDGQVMQQNNVLPQIVTGGIVSGQSPNDNSRQIDMKSQHSFVQGVAMLSPESLKKRSKKKKNQANITNVLQITAPQPNPSNIMVHHTSPQHNTSPQFSPRGFQLSPNNNISPTPMLQALTIVPGKSGTPAHIVMNGQGNTSNFGSQQIITNTSPSQQINLLQPVNLINNASGVVPNFPAFQQFIVPNIGGMMMTADGTAIIPDNSTGMPVQLQLQTVNGQNVLTPVQNPGVFAASTNGGVVLRAQNQQGKIIQSQHSPGAQFISPNSQVMMNSPNFNGQLSPLLANLSPTNVAFNNPQVRTSNMQTQEYIQTNQMGQALMVPLSPKQVSLSSATSNRGNSTFVHQNTTIVQQQTTLVSNSHNTQMSSITTNLQGGNASRLSIDPNILLSNKPMGHQKGRAPGSSPGAADEAGAEYAAHVRHSVSTQTLLAQRGKSPSARPAASPPDTTTHSPLGALEAAGSPRLYAARCLSTQANYADTTTKSPEPADASSSAMVQCVSSSEQDMAESREHTWPVTRNDFNSDTDTQSMISNTPMMRQSRSHNPVESTDMHYNQSMNASLMNNQQVMPMTSNYYERTQTYKRKNEFGDASTYRPEKIMRTPNYNMVHGLQKDTDYESMGMSSPDKTQPRHFPLTGTSSDSSSLPKVYDRHNMGSGDGVEN, encoded by the exons ATGTCAGGCAAGCCCGCGAGTGTGGGCGCGTCGCGAGCGGGCGTGCCGGGCACTCCGCGCGTGGTGGTGTACGTGGCGGACCCGCGCCAGCTAGAGCCCGGCGCCGCGGGCTCCGACCCGCCGCCTTCAGCCGCCCCTGTTGCGCCCTCGGCGCCTGTTGGGGCTGCACCATCGTTGGATACCATCTACATCCCTGAAAATATTCCGCACCAAGTGAATTTGCCTAGAAACCCAGTTTATAGAACACAATTTGACAGAAATGATCCAAGAAACTTGCCTGCCAATATTTTCTACAAACAGAACGAAAATGATAGTAAAGTTAATGTTTATGGTATGCCTGACAATGTTTCTCAAAGAACAGAATTCTACCCAATGTCACAACAATATATCAAAGACACATGTTTAAAGAATGAAGATGGTAGGAGTGACCGATCAAGTAATTCTAGTGTGAAACGAGACTGTTCTGAGCCGGGTACTGAATTTAATAGTGTTGAAAGTTTTCATGCGAGAGTACCTGTAGAAACTGTGGATTTGGCAGCATATCAAGCAAGATGTTCTGGCCCTATAGGATCAGATAGTTCTATGAATACTATGCATCCAGCTACAGTACGTCATGGTCAGAATCAGTACAGTGAGAATGTAACAGTTCAGAGTAGTGGTGAGGGATCAAATTGTAGTGAAAGAGAGTTATCTGTGTGCAAAAGTTTTGTGAACTATCAATTCTTAGAACAGAGTGTATCTCATCAATCTATAGTGAATCAAAGTATAAGTATACTAAATCAACAAGTAGGAGTGAGTAGAGGAATAGTAAGTGAAGGTGATAGTGGTAGTGCACCCCAGCTGGTGAGAACTGCAGATGGTGTGGTTCTGGCCGTGCTGCCAGCGCCTGTGCTATCCCACCCAACAGACAATCCAGAGCTAAGCTCGAGGACAGTGGTGCAGAGTGATTCTCAACAAACTGTCACAGTGCCACTAGGTTGGAAGAGAATTGTTAGTGGAACTTCAGTACTTTATGTTAG tccAAGCGGTACGGCATTGAGTACTCTACCTCAGTTACGAGATTATCTTCAGACGGCTGGGACTTGTAAGTGTGGACTTCCATGTCCATTGAGGCCCGAAACCGCCTTCAGTTTTGACCCAAAg gTGGCGAGCAAACCGTACCAAGCGGCTTCAGGTGCGGAACTGACAAAGCTTTGCAACCATAAGCGGAAACTGCTGTCGACGCTACAAGCGCGGGCGCAGTCTCCAGCTACGCCACCACCACAAACCATGGAACAGAAAAAAG TCCCCGGCCCAGAAGCGCCAACGTTGAAGAAAAAGACGAAGAAACAAAGGGCTGGCTTCCCTGCAAACGCTGGTGTGTCACAACTGATGGTGCAGAGGGATCGACCACTCAATGACTTCAAG gGCCAAGAAACAGAAACCAATCGTGAAAATTCAATGGCGATGGGTACACAAAGAACAAATTCTCAACATTGCATGCCATCTTACCAACAAGGCCCACAGAATGTTTCGAATACTCCTCAAGATAATGAAGTCAAACCCGAGACGCACGTTCAAAAGAGTTCCCACTATCTCACTGTTAACAGTGGATGGATATCTCAACATTCGCAACAAATTGAAGACTTCGAGGCGCAGCTTGCGCAGAGACACAACATTAACTCGCCTATAAACTCCCCTCTACCGGGATTGCCAGTGAGAGGCGCTAACGGGCAAATCATTGGTGTCAACACCGGTCATAAACAATCAacgcatttaaaaaataatccgaCTATTACTCAAAATGTGCCTGAACCAGAAGCGAAAgaggaaaagaaagaaaacgtGTCTACtgtacaacaaaatattcaaggGAAATTTGCATATAAAGAGGAAGAGTCGCAAGTGTTTTGTGGCCTAAACCAAGCTTTAACACCTGAAGTCATGCAGAAAATTAATGAACAACAACAAATATTCATACAgcaaaatcaaaaacaaatcgAAATGGCTATGAAGGGCTATAGGACTCAATTAGCAgaaaacataaaccaaaataagtCTCAAAATCAGTATGTACCTCAGGGGCAGCTTGTTATTCAAAATGGTACCGTGATGAAAACGAATCCTGCTAAAACACCTCCTTGGCAAGTCAAGCGAAATGAATCTAGTGCGTCAAGTTGTATGACTAGTCCTAGCCCGAAACTTTCTAAATCTGAGAATGATTATGAAGAATCCAATACTAGCATATCTGAAGACTCCTCTTCGTCGTATAGTTCTTTTTCGAGTAATGAACAAATTAACCAAGCCATGTGTTCTCGCGTGCCGCCGCTACCGCAACACTACAATATGATGGGTCAGCAGTGGCCTGTTGCGGAAACTAATAAAAAGAAGGCAAAGGGCAATAGCAATAAGAGCAGTAAAAAGAAAAGCAACCCTGAGAACAAAGTTCTAACATTTGGAAGTAATGGAATGAGAATGGTTCAAGACTCGAAAGGGATGAATGATGAAATGCAAATGAATAGTGTGCCATCGTTCATGGATGATCCTAGCGGGTATCTGGCACAACAAACTGTTTTGTTAAACAACACGATATCTAAACAAGTTGGAATAAATTCTTCGTATGAAAGCAACCAATACGAAAGTGCCAATGCTACAAATTGCTGTGTTGCACAAAATCAAATGGACAAAATGAACAACATGTCTAAACTTGGCGAAAACTCTTGCACATACAGAAATAATGTGCCAAACCCATCACATTCGCCTACCACCACACCCGACAGCAGTGTTCTATCTGATAAGTCTGTGGACAATATGCCTCAGTGTTGTAAAGGCTGCAATGtatcaatgaaaaataatagTCCGGACTTTTCTGATAATCAGATACGCCTAAAATACATGAAACATCAAATGTATAAAATGGAGTTGGAAGCTAATCCTTCGACATCTAGTCCTAAACATTCGTTTGATGACAACCCGGTAACGTCATCGACGTTTATTGAAAGGAACCCAATGTTGAGTGACAACTGTGGGCCCATCCAGGCCGCGACAGTGAGCACGAGCAACGTGTCGCTGACGGAGACGCTGCAGCCCCCCGAGCCGTCCCCCACCCTGTCCAGTAGCTCGCGGAGCACCGACACGCCGCACAGCAATGGGAGCAATGGCTCGCAAATGCAACCTAATTGTACATACCCGATACCTAGTCCAGCATATTCCAACTCGGGTTCTTGTAGAGATAATTTAAGTAATCCTTCAACTCCAGTGAGTAATCCAGTATACCCATATAATTCACCCGGGCCTCCTAACAGCAATAATCAGTCTATGACTGGACCTCAAGTCATGCATTTCATATCAAATCataatgtcaataaaaatcTCATGGAAGTTGATAACATATCAATGGTTGGCGTAAAACCTGGTTTGAAACCAACTCAAGAATTGTTTAGATTGGAGCCAAGAAGGAGGATAGAAAACACGATGCCTGGATATTGTCCACCACCTCACCTGGGCGGCGGGCCCGCTCATACCTTAATACAGACTTGTTACATTCAGACTTTTGTGACCACTATGGCGAGTGGTTTTTCTGTTACGCGCGACACCGTCACCTCAGTTTTGGCCGGAAAAGCTAACACTGCTACCACGTCTATAAATGCGTCTCAAGCTAACTTTATAAGACCACCGCCTCCACCGAGCGTCAATCTTGCTACTACTTATGCCATTCCAAATAATCAACCAGATCCATTTATTAATTCCGTTAATTTACCAACAAGTTATCCATTACATATAGCTGGTACTACAGCACAGAATATGATCTCTAAATCCCCATTGGAAATGGTACAAAATGTGATTGGTAGTTTGCCTTCGAAACTTGAAACAAGTGGCACCCATTCAATGTCTCTCTCGCAATTGAATCGCAGATCTTGCTCAACAACGCCTGGACAAATATTGATATCCTCAACGGGCCAGATAATGGTATCTAATAATCAAATGCCACCTCCACCACCTAAAACTTCAACAACATTGGCGTCAATACCGGGGACCGTGACAAATGTAACAACATCCGTCACACAAGTCGTGCCGGCGGTAGGGGGAATGCAACCGATGGTGAATCAACCAACGGTCGTAGTGAACACATTGCCAGCGCCATTTGTGATCCAGCCGCCCATGATGGCTGTGGATGGACAAGTCATGCAACAGAACAATGTACTGCCGCAGATTGTTACAGGAGGTATTGTTTCTGGTCAGTCACCAAATGACAATTCACGGCAAATTGACATGAAGAGTCAACACAGTTTCGTCCAGGGGGTGGCTATGTTATCCCCAGAGAGCTTAAAAAAGCGAAGCAAGAAGAAGAAAAACCAAGCAAATATTACGAATGTATTACAAATAACTGCTCCGCAACCAAATCCCAGTAATATAATGGTTCACCATACTTCACCACAGCATAATACTAGTCCCCAATTCTCGCCACGCGGTTTTCAACTATCTCCAAATAATAACATATCACCAACACCCATGTTGCAAGCATTGACTATAGTTCCAGGCAAATCTGGAACACCAGCTCATATAGTTATGAACGGACAAGGAAACACCAGTAACTTTGGGTCTCAACAAATAATTACGAACACTTCTCCGTCGCAACAAATCAACTTGTTACAACCAGTGAATCTTATAAACAACGCGAGTGGTGTGGTGCCCAATTTCCCGGCGTTTCAACAGTTCATTGTACCTAACATCGGTGGAATGATGATGACAGCTGATGGCACGGCTATAATTCCTGATAACTCTACGGGAATGCCAGTGCAATTGCAATTACAAACTGTTAACGGTCAGAACGTTCTCACTCCAGTCCAAAACCCTGGTGTATTTGCAGCCAGTACAAACGGTGGAGTTGTATTAAGGGCTCAGAATCAACAAGGCAAAATAATACAATCGCAGCATAGCCCAGGAGCTCAATTTATATCTCCCAATAGCCAAGTTATGATGAACAGCCCAAACTTCAATGGACAACTAAGTCCCCTGTTAGCTAATTTGAGTCCTACCAATGTAGCGTTTAATAATCCGCAAGTTCGAACCAGTAATATGCAGACGCAAGAGTACATACAGACTAATCAAATGGGACAAGCTTTAATGGTTCCATTGTCCCCGAAGCAAGTATCACTGTCGTCTGCGACAAGTAACCGGGGCAATTCGACGTTCGTCCATCAGAATACAACGATAGTGCAGCAGCAAACCACTCTAGTGTCGAACTCACACAATACACAGATGTCGTCGATAACCACAAACCTGCAGGGCGGGAATGCGTCTAGATTGAGTATAGACCCGAACATATTGCTGTCGAACAAACCGATGGGTCACCAGAAGGGGCGCGCGCCGGGGTCGTCCCCGGGCGCGGCGGACGAGGCGGGCGCGGAGTACGCGGCGCACGTGCGGCACTCCGTGTCCACGCAGACCCTGCTGGCGCAGCGCGGcaagtcgcccagcgcgcgccccgccgcctcGCCGCCCGACACCACCACGCACAG TCCCCTGGGCGCGCTGGAGGCAGCCGGCAGTCCGCGCCTGTACGCGGCGCGATGCCTGTCGACGCAGGCTAACTACGCCGACACTACCACTAAATCACCCGAACCGGCGGATGCCAGCTCTTCG GCTATGGTGCAATGCGTGTCGAGCAGTGAGCAAGACATGGCGGAGTCACGGGAGCACACCTGGCCCGTGACACGTAACGACTTCAACTCCGACACAGACACGCAAA GCATGATTTCAAACACACCAATGATGCGACAAAGTCGTTCGCACAATCCTGTCGAGTCGACTGACATGCACTATAATCAAAGCATGAACGCATCGCTCATGAACAACCAACAAGTCATGCCGATGACTTCCAATTACTACGAAAGAACTCAAACGTACAAGAGAAAGAATGAGTTTGGTGACGCGTCCACGTACAGGCCAGAAAAGATCATGAGGACACCTAATTATAACATGGTACACGGACTACAAAAGGATACAGACTATGAGTCTATGGGTATGAGTTCTCCAGATAAAACACAGCCAAGACATTTTCCTCTTACTGGCACGAGCTCAGATTCGTCTTCTCTGCCCAAAGTATATGATAGACATAATATGGGTTCTGGCGATG GAGTAGAAAACTGA